A single region of the Streptomyces sp. NBC_00425 genome encodes:
- a CDS encoding MarR family winged helix-turn-helix transcriptional regulator, with product MGDNPGTVGTGLGSEPTIEEQIAAYQREFQDLDPQVEKIVSALSRLNRRMNVAYGRQTADLGISNAEWEVLKALVLSGAPYRLGPSDLAKRLGLTPAAMTHRIDRMVTEGLVTRERDETNRVRVIVELTPEGREKWLRAMRMATVFEEDLLQDLSAAERTTLGEVLTRLLRRVEHAQPDAGGRLSDLD from the coding sequence ATGGGCGACAACCCCGGCACGGTCGGCACCGGCCTCGGCAGCGAGCCGACCATCGAAGAGCAGATCGCCGCCTACCAGCGCGAGTTCCAGGACCTCGATCCACAGGTAGAGAAGATCGTCTCGGCGCTCTCCCGCCTCAACCGCCGGATGAACGTCGCGTACGGTCGCCAGACCGCCGACCTCGGCATCAGCAACGCCGAGTGGGAGGTCCTCAAGGCCCTCGTCCTCTCCGGCGCTCCCTATCGCCTGGGGCCCAGCGACCTGGCGAAGCGGCTCGGCCTGACGCCGGCCGCGATGACCCACCGGATCGACCGCATGGTCACCGAGGGCCTGGTGACCCGTGAACGGGACGAGACCAACCGGGTCCGGGTGATCGTGGAGCTGACGCCCGAGGGCCGGGAGAAATGGTTGAGGGCCATGCGCATGGCGACGGTCTTCGAGGAGGATCTCCTCCAGGACCTCTCCGCCGCGGAGCGCACCACTCTGGGCGAGGTCCTGACCAGGCTCCTTCGCCGCGTGGAGCACGCTCAGCCGGATGCGGGCGGCCGGCTCAGCGATCTCGACTGA
- a CDS encoding GNAT family N-acetyltransferase, whose translation MYTYVVRVVRPEEWASVKALRLLALEDPAAPLAFLETYETAAARPDSFWQERAAGAAEGSTGARQYIAEAEDGQWAGTVTVLVEEAGSVDWAGHPVERSQGHVVGVFVRKEWRGSGMLQALLDAAADWAWELGLERVRLIVHERNLRAQGAYRKAGFVPTGRTVLLGEESQENEYEFALERPGASDR comes from the coding sequence ATGTACACGTATGTGGTTCGGGTGGTGCGGCCGGAGGAGTGGGCCTCGGTCAAGGCGCTGCGGTTGCTCGCGCTTGAGGATCCGGCGGCGCCGCTCGCCTTTCTGGAGACGTACGAGACGGCTGCGGCTCGGCCGGACTCGTTCTGGCAGGAGCGGGCCGCCGGCGCGGCCGAGGGATCCACCGGGGCACGGCAGTACATCGCCGAGGCGGAGGACGGGCAGTGGGCGGGGACGGTCACCGTGCTCGTGGAGGAGGCGGGCAGCGTCGACTGGGCCGGCCACCCCGTCGAGCGGTCGCAGGGGCATGTCGTCGGGGTCTTCGTGCGGAAGGAATGGCGGGGAAGCGGGATGTTGCAGGCGCTTCTCGACGCCGCCGCGGACTGGGCCTGGGAGCTGGGGCTGGAACGGGTGCGGCTCATCGTGCACGAGCGGAACCTGCGGGCTCAGGGGGCGTACCGCAAGGCGGGGTTCGTGCCGACCGGGCGGACCGTGCTGCTGGGCGAGGAGTCCCAGGAGAACGAGTACGAGTTCGCCCTCGAGCGTCCCGGGGCGTCAGACCGGTAG
- a CDS encoding type IV secretory system conjugative DNA transfer family protein, producing MRPGDEHRHDSHGSGRGAGQEGIPDGLLVGILAFLLGMTLLVWTATGLSALLAHGSWPSGVTFTRTPLAMRHLIAAPHDVPGAWPDADAAQFSGYGLFWGLLIGQLMVLLVLTVFVMGTLARWRAVRAHRRADRTAPVYAPEPQHHEVPTPRTEATEPAPRTQSVASAVPPADRQTVTASPSPPPPSTAELPQPDDAVLTPAHGWMPSRSEGGTVHYAPPAARFTLASQAVRDAEGPALVLTSDPALWQDTKDGRAKLGPVHLYDPAHRCDTPARLHWSPTAGCEDRPTAASRAAALLMPVRPTARLDQAVAETAETLLRSYLHAAAIDGRTVRHVHRWSQGTGVQEAVRALRTNPKAAPGAAGELEAALTAHPERRDIAQELTARALSALSTVNIREACTPNRTDALALDSFVDEGGTLYVLGESLEDPRTSPGAMPLLTALVSSVVERGRRMAERSSSGRLDPPLTLVLDDVAAVAPIPQLPDLLSTGTDRGLPTLALLRSREQARARWPHHELPV from the coding sequence ATGAGACCGGGTGACGAGCATCGCCACGACAGCCACGGCTCCGGCCGGGGCGCCGGGCAGGAAGGCATCCCCGACGGCCTGCTCGTCGGCATACTGGCCTTCCTGCTCGGCATGACGCTCCTCGTCTGGACGGCCACCGGACTGTCGGCCCTCCTCGCCCACGGTTCCTGGCCGTCCGGGGTCACCTTCACGCGCACCCCCCTGGCCATGCGCCACCTCATCGCCGCGCCCCACGACGTCCCCGGCGCGTGGCCCGACGCGGACGCCGCGCAGTTCTCCGGCTACGGCCTCTTCTGGGGCCTGCTCATCGGCCAGTTGATGGTCCTGCTCGTGCTCACGGTGTTCGTGATGGGCACGCTGGCCCGCTGGCGGGCGGTACGCGCACACCGACGGGCAGACCGGACGGCCCCCGTGTACGCCCCGGAGCCCCAGCACCACGAGGTGCCCACCCCCCGCACGGAGGCGACCGAGCCGGCCCCGCGGACGCAGTCCGTCGCCTCGGCCGTCCCGCCGGCGGACCGGCAGACCGTGACGGCCTCCCCGTCCCCGCCCCCGCCCTCTACGGCCGAGCTGCCGCAGCCCGACGACGCCGTCCTGACGCCCGCCCACGGCTGGATGCCCTCCCGCTCCGAAGGCGGGACGGTCCACTACGCGCCCCCCGCCGCCCGGTTCACGCTCGCCTCCCAGGCCGTCCGGGACGCCGAGGGCCCGGCCCTCGTCCTCACCTCCGACCCCGCCCTCTGGCAGGACACCAAGGACGGCCGAGCCAAGCTGGGCCCGGTCCACCTCTACGACCCGGCTCACCGCTGCGACACCCCGGCCCGCCTCCACTGGTCCCCCACTGCCGGCTGCGAGGACAGACCGACAGCGGCCTCCCGCGCAGCGGCGCTCCTCATGCCCGTGCGCCCCACGGCCCGCCTCGACCAGGCGGTGGCCGAGACGGCCGAGACCCTGCTCCGCAGCTATCTCCACGCCGCGGCCATCGACGGCCGCACGGTCCGCCACGTCCACCGCTGGTCCCAGGGCACCGGCGTCCAGGAAGCGGTCCGCGCCCTGCGCACGAACCCCAAGGCCGCACCGGGTGCGGCCGGCGAGCTCGAAGCCGCCCTGACCGCCCATCCCGAACGCCGGGACATCGCCCAGGAACTGACGGCCCGTGCCCTCTCCGCCCTCTCCACGGTGAACATCCGCGAGGCGTGCACTCCCAACCGAACTGATGCCCTCGCCTTGGATTCCTTCGTCGACGAAGGGGGCACTCTTTATGTGCTCGGTGAATCTCTCGAGGACCCCAGGACCAGTCCCGGCGCCATGCCCCTCCTGACGGCCCTCGTCTCCAGCGTGGTCGAGCGCGGCCGGCGCATGGCCGAACGGTCATCCTCCGGTCGCCTCGACCCACCACTGACCCTCGTCCTCGACGATGTGGCGGCCGTGGCCCCGATCCCTCAGCTCCCGGACCTTCTGTCCACCGGAACGGACCGGGGCCTGCCCACCCTGGCTCTTCTGCGCTCCCGCGAACAGGCCAGGGCCCGCTGGCCGCACCACGAACTACCGGTCTGA
- a CDS encoding ATP-binding protein translates to MRDPMSVLTDAFTSFLFGKVETTRLPVRTSTGQAQAVYLPTAAPGLGDSGVIIGREVYSGKGYIYDPFQLYGQQLPAPHWLVLGESGNGKSALEKTYVLRQLRFRDRQVVVLDAQGEDGVGEWNLIAQALGITPIRLDPMAALDMGIRLNPLDPSITTTGQLALLRTIIEVAMGHGLDERSGFALKVAHAYVNETIVERQPVLTDIVEQLRHPEPESAEAMNVAIDDVRAWGLDVALVLDRLVDGDLRGMFDGPTTVGIDLDAPLIVFDLSHIDRNSIAMPILMAIVGVWLEHTWIRPDRKKRIFLVEEAWHIISSPFVAQLFQRLLKFGRRLGLSFVAVVHHLSDVVDGAAAKEASAILKMASTRTIYAQKTDEARATGRVLGLPRWAVEIIPTLTPGIAVWDVNGNVQVVKHLVTETERPLVFTDRAMTESSADRIAEDDALLAAELEQERRAAAFMEQHITDLDGSSESTVA, encoded by the coding sequence ATGCGGGACCCGATGTCCGTCCTCACCGACGCCTTCACGTCCTTCCTGTTCGGCAAGGTGGAGACGACCCGCCTTCCGGTCCGCACCTCCACCGGCCAGGCCCAGGCGGTCTACCTCCCCACGGCCGCCCCCGGCCTCGGCGACTCCGGCGTCATCATCGGCCGCGAGGTCTACTCCGGGAAGGGCTACATCTACGACCCCTTCCAGCTGTACGGCCAGCAGCTGCCCGCCCCGCACTGGCTCGTCCTCGGCGAGTCCGGCAACGGCAAATCGGCCCTGGAGAAGACCTACGTCCTGCGCCAGCTCCGTTTCCGCGACCGTCAGGTCGTCGTCCTGGACGCCCAGGGCGAGGACGGCGTCGGCGAATGGAACCTCATCGCGCAGGCGCTGGGAATAACCCCCATCCGCCTGGACCCGATGGCCGCCCTGGACATGGGGATCCGCCTCAACCCCCTGGACCCGTCGATCACCACGACGGGCCAGCTCGCGCTGCTGCGCACGATCATCGAGGTGGCGATGGGCCACGGCCTCGACGAGCGCTCCGGCTTCGCGCTCAAGGTCGCCCACGCCTACGTCAACGAGACGATCGTCGAACGCCAGCCGGTCCTCACCGACATCGTCGAACAACTGCGCCACCCCGAACCGGAGTCGGCGGAGGCGATGAACGTCGCCATAGACGATGTGCGGGCCTGGGGTCTGGACGTCGCCCTGGTCCTGGACCGCCTGGTCGACGGCGACCTGCGCGGCATGTTCGACGGCCCGACGACGGTCGGCATCGACCTGGACGCCCCGCTGATCGTGTTCGACCTGTCCCACATCGACCGCAACTCGATCGCCATGCCGATCCTGATGGCGATCGTCGGGGTCTGGCTGGAACACACCTGGATCCGCCCCGACCGGAAGAAGCGCATCTTCCTGGTCGAGGAGGCCTGGCACATCATCAGCAGCCCGTTCGTGGCCCAGCTCTTCCAGCGGCTGCTGAAGTTCGGCCGCCGACTCGGCCTGTCCTTCGTGGCCGTCGTCCACCACCTGTCCGACGTGGTGGACGGAGCGGCGGCGAAAGAGGCCTCCGCCATCCTCAAGATGGCCTCCACCAGGACGATCTACGCCCAGAAGACGGACGAGGCGAGAGCGACCGGCCGAGTTCTGGGCCTGCCCCGCTGGGCCGTGGAGATCATCCCGACCCTCACCCCGGGCATCGCCGTGTGGGACGTCAACGGCAACGTCCAGGTCGTCAAACACCTGGTCACGGAGACGGAACGCCCGCTGGTCTTCACCGACCGCGCGATGACGGAGTCCTCCGCCGACCGCATCGCCGAAGACGACGCGCTGCTCGCCGCCGAGCTGGAACAGGAACGGCGGGCGGCGGCCTTCATGGAACAGCACATCACCGACCTGGACGGCTCGTCCGAGTCGACGGTGGCGTAG
- a CDS encoding SCO6880 family protein codes for MTTDSHVSHAVTPRRTYLIGRARPNAIVGRNRESGEIALIVIGAFLGMMCGLLVPVLALRIVLLSGFPMVALAAVYVPYKHRTFYKWFEINRSYKRTLRRGTTYRSTASEAGTRLDGQEIEVGPPPGIGRISWLAAPFGPDEIAVLLHADRRTVTAAIEIEGPGVGLRDSEDQEALVDRFGTLLKHVANGDGFVTRLQILARTLPADPDAHAKDVAVRGDEKSPDWLARSYDQLQSMVSTSSEQHRAYLVACMHYTRELAAEAHAMARAAHPRSGRKLDRDAGLAVVMARELTDICSRLQEADIRVRQPLGQGRLSSLVHSMYDPDHPIDHIQAMTRRNAWPAELDAMEPTYLQAKTRESSTRAPWCHATAWVKEWPMTPVGVNFLAPLLVHTPDVIRTVAVTMDLEPTEVAIERMLTEKTNDEAEASRAAKMNRTVDPRDVAAHSRLDQRGEDLASGAAGVNLVGYITVSSRNPEALARDKRTIRASAGKSYLKLEWCDREHHRAFVNTLPFATGIRR; via the coding sequence TTGACGACTGATTCCCACGTGTCCCACGCGGTCACGCCCCGCCGTACTTATCTGATCGGCCGCGCCCGGCCGAACGCGATCGTCGGCCGCAACCGCGAGTCCGGCGAGATCGCGCTCATCGTCATCGGCGCGTTCCTCGGCATGATGTGCGGCCTCCTCGTCCCCGTCCTCGCCCTGCGCATCGTCCTGCTGAGCGGCTTCCCCATGGTCGCGCTGGCCGCGGTGTACGTGCCGTACAAGCACCGCACGTTCTACAAGTGGTTCGAGATCAACCGCAGCTACAAGCGCACCCTCCGCCGCGGCACCACATACCGCTCGACGGCCTCGGAGGCCGGCACCCGCCTGGACGGCCAGGAGATCGAGGTCGGGCCCCCGCCGGGCATCGGCCGCATCAGCTGGCTGGCCGCACCCTTCGGACCCGACGAGATCGCCGTCCTCCTGCACGCGGACCGGCGCACGGTGACCGCCGCCATCGAGATCGAGGGCCCGGGCGTCGGCCTGCGCGACAGCGAGGACCAGGAAGCCCTCGTCGACCGCTTCGGCACCCTGCTCAAGCACGTGGCCAACGGCGACGGCTTCGTCACCCGGCTGCAGATACTCGCCCGCACCCTCCCCGCCGACCCCGACGCCCACGCCAAGGACGTCGCCGTCCGCGGGGACGAGAAGTCCCCCGACTGGCTGGCCCGCTCCTACGACCAGCTCCAGTCCATGGTGTCCACCAGCAGCGAGCAGCACCGCGCCTACCTCGTCGCCTGTATGCACTACACCCGCGAACTGGCCGCCGAGGCCCACGCGATGGCCCGCGCCGCCCACCCCCGGTCGGGCCGCAAGCTGGACCGCGACGCCGGCCTCGCCGTCGTCATGGCCCGGGAACTGACGGACATCTGCTCACGCCTGCAGGAGGCGGACATCCGCGTCCGCCAGCCGCTCGGCCAGGGCCGGCTGTCCTCCCTCGTCCACTCCATGTACGACCCGGACCACCCCATCGACCACATCCAGGCGATGACCAGGCGCAACGCCTGGCCGGCCGAGCTGGACGCCATGGAGCCGACGTACCTCCAGGCGAAGACCCGCGAGTCGTCCACCCGCGCCCCCTGGTGCCACGCCACGGCCTGGGTGAAGGAGTGGCCGATGACCCCGGTCGGCGTCAACTTCCTGGCTCCCCTGCTGGTCCACACCCCGGACGTCATCCGCACGGTCGCCGTCACGATGGACCTCGAACCCACCGAGGTCGCCATCGAGCGCATGCTGACGGAGAAGACGAACGACGAGGCGGAGGCCAGCCGCGCCGCCAAGATGAACCGCACCGTCGACCCGCGTGACGTCGCCGCCCACTCCCGTCTCGACCAGCGCGGCGAGGACCTGGCGTCCGGCGCGGCCGGCGTGAACCTGGTCGGCTACATCACGGTCTCCTCCCGCAACCCCGAGGCCCTCGCCCGCGACAAGCGGACGATCAGGGCGTCGGCCGGCAAGTCGTACCTGAAGCTGGAGTGGTGCGACCGGGAGCATCACCGTGCGTTCGTGAACACCCTCCCGTTCGCCACCGGAATCCGAAGGTAG